A window of the Myxococcus fulvus genome harbors these coding sequences:
- a CDS encoding DEAD/DEAH box helicase: MSATADLLETIQEEARPETWSAGMGLARAGAVSVQSVGEEETVLRVRATGRPAPVTTVLYPEDEIWECDCRGKHDPCEHVVAAALFLHHTAQKGAPPRPAAPARPAAPARPMASARPAAPARPTTAPAPGARPGATAKPERLVYRFKRVDGGLQLERLVVRPDNTARLLARSLSSLLTNPVEAARIQVEPCDRVVDALLARPTRGALPPERLDALLRALEPARTILFDGMLMSVSSELLLPRVTVEDRGEQTVMKVDRDPRVTEVISPGIAVGGGVMFRLGEQSISGSRLEKLPQERAFSPDQMGDLTGKVLPELARRLPVDVKSKRLPAIDRTLKPRISLELDPLEGGLSVLPTLVYGSPPTVRIDNGRMVYLSGAVPVRDEGAEQKLIHGLRDELNMVPGRRVAVQGKEAVQLADKLRRWRGGLTGDAARFVSPDVKLKPVLGVQTGTTEVGAPSVGVSFNFEVEGAGPDAPRMVDAAAVMKAYEEGLGLVPLEGGGWAPLPTQWLKSHGQRVTDLLAARDSNGRIANHAIPQLTDLCEALEHPPPPGLEKLAPLVKGFEKLPEPHLPQDLTAKLRPYQLHGVSWLTFLRQAGLGGVLADDMGLGKTLQTICMIGKGTLVVAPTSVLPNWHAEVRRFRPSLKVSVYHGPGRSLDETADVTLTTYALLRLDAEVLGAKTWDMVVLDEAQAIKNPDSQVARAAYELESNFRLALSGTPIENRLEELWSLMHFTNRGLLGGRKDFEERWARPVSDNLKGAAERLRARIRPFVLRRLKRDVAPELPPRTESVRHVTLSEHERAVYDAVYSATREEVVSQLEAGGSVLKALEALLRLRQAACHPALVPGQHAKSSSKVQALVEALGTAVEDGHKALVFSQWTSMLDLIEPALREADIGFIRLDGSTSNRGAVADSFQDPKGPPVMLISLKAGATGLNLTAADHVFLVDPWWNPSVENQAADRAHRIGQQRPVMVYRLVSQGTVEEKILTLQDKKRALFESALGGASGGGAAITRADLMQLLD; this comes from the coding sequence ATGTCCGCGACCGCCGACCTGCTCGAAACCATCCAGGAGGAAGCGCGCCCGGAGACCTGGTCCGCCGGCATGGGCCTGGCCCGCGCCGGCGCCGTCTCGGTGCAGTCCGTCGGCGAGGAGGAGACGGTGCTGCGCGTGCGCGCCACCGGCCGCCCCGCCCCCGTGACGACGGTCCTCTATCCCGAGGACGAAATCTGGGAGTGCGACTGCCGGGGGAAGCATGACCCGTGCGAGCACGTGGTGGCCGCCGCCCTCTTCCTCCACCACACTGCGCAGAAGGGCGCCCCGCCCCGTCCCGCGGCTCCCGCACGCCCCGCCGCGCCCGCGCGTCCGATGGCGTCCGCGCGCCCCGCCGCGCCCGCTCGCCCCACGACGGCCCCAGCGCCCGGCGCGCGGCCTGGAGCGACGGCCAAGCCGGAGCGGCTGGTGTACCGCTTCAAGCGCGTGGACGGCGGCCTCCAGTTGGAGCGACTGGTGGTCCGTCCGGACAACACCGCGCGACTGCTGGCGCGCAGCCTGTCCTCGCTGCTGACGAACCCCGTGGAGGCCGCGCGCATCCAGGTGGAGCCGTGCGACCGCGTGGTGGACGCGCTGCTCGCGAGGCCCACGCGCGGCGCGCTTCCTCCAGAGCGATTGGATGCGCTGCTGCGAGCGCTGGAGCCCGCGCGCACCATCCTCTTCGACGGGATGTTGATGTCCGTGTCCAGCGAGCTGCTCCTGCCCCGCGTCACCGTGGAGGACCGGGGCGAGCAGACCGTGATGAAGGTGGACAGGGACCCGCGCGTCACCGAGGTCATCAGCCCTGGCATCGCGGTGGGCGGCGGCGTGATGTTCCGGCTCGGCGAGCAGTCCATCTCCGGTTCGCGGCTGGAGAAGCTGCCGCAGGAGCGCGCCTTCTCACCGGACCAGATGGGCGACCTCACCGGCAAGGTGCTGCCGGAGCTGGCCAGGCGCCTGCCCGTGGACGTGAAGAGCAAGCGGCTGCCGGCCATCGACCGCACGCTCAAGCCGCGCATCTCCCTGGAGCTGGACCCGCTCGAAGGTGGGCTCTCCGTGTTGCCCACGCTGGTGTACGGCTCACCGCCCACGGTGCGCATCGACAACGGGCGCATGGTGTACCTGAGCGGCGCGGTGCCCGTGCGCGACGAGGGCGCCGAGCAGAAGCTCATCCACGGCCTGCGCGATGAATTGAACATGGTCCCCGGCCGGCGCGTGGCGGTGCAGGGCAAGGAGGCCGTGCAGCTCGCCGACAAGCTGCGGCGCTGGCGCGGCGGGCTCACCGGCGACGCGGCGCGCTTCGTCAGCCCGGACGTGAAGCTCAAGCCCGTGCTCGGCGTGCAGACGGGCACCACCGAGGTGGGCGCGCCGAGCGTCGGCGTCTCGTTCAACTTCGAGGTGGAGGGCGCGGGCCCGGACGCGCCGCGCATGGTGGACGCGGCCGCGGTGATGAAGGCCTATGAAGAGGGCCTGGGCCTGGTGCCGCTGGAGGGCGGAGGCTGGGCGCCCCTGCCCACCCAGTGGCTGAAGTCGCATGGTCAGCGCGTGACGGACCTGCTGGCGGCGCGCGACTCGAATGGCCGCATCGCCAACCACGCCATCCCCCAGCTCACGGACCTGTGCGAGGCGCTGGAGCACCCGCCCCCGCCCGGACTGGAGAAGCTGGCGCCGCTGGTGAAGGGCTTCGAGAAGCTGCCCGAGCCTCACCTCCCCCAGGACCTCACCGCGAAGCTGCGCCCGTACCAGTTGCACGGCGTGAGCTGGCTCACCTTCCTGCGGCAGGCGGGGCTGGGCGGCGTGCTCGCGGACGACATGGGTCTGGGCAAGACGCTCCAGACGATTTGCATGATTGGGAAGGGCACGCTCGTCGTGGCGCCCACCAGCGTGCTTCCCAACTGGCACGCGGAGGTGCGGCGCTTCCGCCCCTCGCTGAAGGTGTCCGTGTACCACGGCCCCGGCCGCTCCCTGGACGAGACGGCCGACGTGACGCTCACCACGTATGCGCTGCTGCGGCTGGACGCGGAGGTGCTGGGCGCGAAGACGTGGGACATGGTGGTGCTCGACGAGGCGCAGGCCATCAAGAACCCCGACAGCCAGGTGGCGCGTGCGGCGTACGAGCTGGAGTCGAACTTCCGGCTCGCGCTCAGCGGCACGCCCATCGAGAACCGGCTCGAGGAGCTTTGGAGCCTGATGCACTTCACCAACCGGGGCCTGCTCGGAGGACGCAAGGACTTCGAGGAGCGGTGGGCGCGTCCCGTCTCGGACAACCTCAAGGGCGCGGCCGAGCGGCTTCGCGCGCGCATCCGGCCCTTCGTGCTGCGCAGGCTCAAGCGGGACGTGGCGCCGGAGCTGCCGCCGCGCACCGAGTCCGTCCGTCACGTCACCCTGAGCGAGCACGAGCGCGCCGTCTATGACGCGGTGTACTCCGCCACTCGCGAAGAGGTGGTGTCGCAGCTGGAGGCGGGCGGCAGCGTGCTCAAGGCGCTGGAGGCGCTCTTGCGCTTGCGGCAGGCCGCGTGTCATCCGGCGCTCGTCCCGGGCCAGCACGCGAAGTCGTCGTCGAAGGTGCAGGCGCTGGTGGAGGCGCTCGGCACGGCGGTGGAGGACGGGCACAAGGCGCTCGTCTTCTCCCAGTGGACCTCGATGCTGGACCTCATCGAGCCGGCGCTGCGCGAGGCGGACATCGGCTTCATCCGCCTGGACGGCAGCACGTCGAACCGAGGCGCGGTGGCGGATTCCTTCCAGGACCCGAAGGGCCCGCCGGTGATGCTCATCTCCCTCAAGGCGGGCGCCACGGGGTTGAACCTGACGGCGGCGGACCACGTGTTCCTGGTGGACCCGTGGTGGAACCCCTCCGTGGAGAACCAGGCCGCGGACCGCGCGCACCGCATCGGTCAGCAGCGGCCCGTCATGGTGTACCGGCTGGTGTCCCAGGGCACGGTGGAGGAGAAGATCCTCACGCTCCAGGACAAGAAGCGCGCGCTCTTCGAGTCCGCGCTGGGAGGCGCCTCCGGTGGCGGCGCCGCCATCACCCGCGCGGACCTGATGCAGTTGCTCGACTGA
- a CDS encoding serine/threonine-protein kinase, with protein MSCPDENTLSDYARGELDPSRTTSLREHVAGCSECRSVLAALSGLETPAPSVGTGARVGRYVVLGLLGEGGMGRVHAAYDPELDRKVALKLLNLTRLGEGSLGQARQRLEREARTMARLSHPHVAHLHDVGEFQGQLFLVMELVEGGTLRRWLEEKPRTRREILERFIQAADGLAATHALGITHRDFKPDNVLLTRDAQVRITDFGLSNAAALEPSREDGPVVTGGEALTVTGVFLGTPGYASPEQLRGERGDARSDQFSFCVALYEALNGQRPFAGNTREELLASMQRMEVRPEKRGVPAWLTAVVRRGLAVDPARRFESMEVLRARLAREVGAWRRSAAVAVLAGGLVGLGFLVLGPSSKDSGELCHGSERHLVGVWDASVREAVHQSFLKTGDVSAEASFQAVASSLDRWTRDWTHAHQSACEATRVFGEQSEAALGLRMTCLDQRLGELSRLTVALQGADARTVERGFGLGTSLGGVVHCADVRTLQEAVSLPQDPKARAEVDAVRVELARANAELLAGHTPEALKLVLPARERALATRHRPLEAEAHLLCALLQEDAGAFDEARKSLAQGSLAAEAGRHLGVLGRVLKSQAWLHGYSLGRTQEAWPYFHRARAVAESLRDAELDALLNHVQAELLEQEGRFAEAEPLLRASLEAASAKGRTHAHAELSGRLGLLTRKQGRFMEARHWQQESVRLHEAYFGPTHRDTGRALVNLGGTLAMLGELSQAEAVLHRALDILRHTLGDANLSVARAWSNLALVHFEWGHGAQAREAAEESWSVAQKSVAADSPVLMGMASNRLGVLGEQGERARELAHARGLLAHREQVYGVAHPEVAMDLHEVGRLLRLSGRQAEARGVHARGVALQQPLVAKGEVDATGLRALADALLFLGQVDEAKRHVEHALVGMEKDLGPVSSERIEALLVLGDVQLARGQPEEALIPLRTALESLTQRQVVSARVPRVRRRLARALRLTGAVEEGCEQARRAWEELGAWSKAYTQETREARAELAHCREG; from the coding sequence ATGAGCTGTCCCGACGAGAACACGCTCTCCGATTACGCGAGGGGTGAGCTGGACCCCTCGCGCACGACGAGCCTGCGCGAGCACGTCGCGGGGTGCTCGGAGTGTCGGAGCGTGCTCGCCGCGCTGAGCGGGTTGGAGACGCCCGCGCCATCGGTCGGAACGGGCGCGCGCGTGGGGCGCTACGTGGTGCTGGGACTGCTGGGCGAGGGAGGCATGGGCCGCGTCCATGCCGCCTATGACCCGGAGCTGGACCGCAAGGTCGCGCTCAAGCTGCTGAACCTCACGAGGCTCGGAGAGGGCTCTCTGGGTCAGGCACGTCAGCGACTGGAGCGCGAGGCCCGCACGATGGCCCGGCTGTCGCATCCCCACGTCGCCCACCTGCACGACGTGGGCGAGTTCCAGGGGCAGCTCTTCCTGGTGATGGAGCTGGTCGAGGGCGGAACCCTGCGCCGGTGGCTCGAGGAGAAGCCGCGCACGCGCCGCGAGATTCTCGAGCGCTTCATCCAGGCCGCCGATGGGCTCGCGGCCACGCATGCGCTGGGCATCACCCATCGCGACTTCAAGCCCGACAACGTCCTGCTCACGCGCGACGCGCAGGTGCGCATCACCGACTTCGGTCTGTCCAACGCGGCGGCGCTGGAGCCCTCTCGGGAGGACGGCCCCGTCGTCACCGGCGGCGAGGCGCTCACCGTCACGGGCGTGTTCCTGGGGACCCCCGGGTATGCCTCACCGGAGCAGCTCCGTGGCGAGCGTGGGGATGCGCGCTCGGACCAGTTCTCCTTCTGCGTCGCGCTCTACGAGGCGCTCAACGGACAGCGCCCCTTCGCGGGCAACACGCGCGAGGAGTTGCTGGCGTCCATGCAGCGCATGGAGGTGCGTCCCGAGAAGCGCGGCGTGCCCGCGTGGCTCACGGCCGTGGTCCGGCGCGGGCTCGCGGTGGACCCGGCGCGACGCTTCGAGTCCATGGAGGTCCTGCGGGCCCGCCTCGCGCGCGAGGTCGGCGCCTGGAGGCGCAGCGCCGCCGTGGCCGTGCTCGCGGGTGGACTGGTGGGCCTGGGGTTCCTCGTGTTGGGGCCCTCCTCGAAGGACTCCGGCGAGCTCTGTCACGGCAGCGAGCGGCACCTCGTGGGCGTCTGGGATGCGTCGGTGCGGGAGGCCGTGCATCAGTCCTTCCTGAAGACGGGGGACGTCTCCGCGGAGGCCTCGTTCCAGGCCGTGGCGTCCTCGCTGGACCGCTGGACCCGGGATTGGACGCACGCGCATCAATCCGCGTGCGAGGCGACGCGGGTCTTCGGCGAGCAGTCGGAGGCGGCGCTGGGATTGCGGATGACGTGCCTGGACCAGCGCCTGGGTGAGCTGTCGCGCTTGACGGTGGCGCTCCAGGGCGCGGACGCGCGGACGGTGGAGCGAGGCTTCGGTCTCGGGACGTCGCTTGGCGGCGTGGTCCACTGCGCGGACGTGCGCACGTTGCAGGAGGCGGTCTCCCTCCCTCAAGACCCGAAGGCTCGCGCCGAGGTGGACGCGGTGCGCGTGGAGCTGGCGCGTGCGAACGCGGAGCTGCTCGCGGGCCATACCCCGGAGGCGCTCAAGCTCGTGTTGCCTGCCCGGGAGCGCGCGCTCGCGACGCGTCACCGGCCACTCGAAGCGGAGGCACATCTCCTCTGTGCGCTCCTGCAGGAGGACGCGGGGGCGTTCGACGAGGCTCGAAAGTCCCTGGCCCAGGGCTCGCTGGCAGCCGAGGCGGGGCGACACCTGGGCGTGCTCGGGCGGGTGCTCAAGTCCCAGGCGTGGTTGCACGGGTACAGCCTGGGCCGCACGCAAGAGGCCTGGCCCTACTTCCATCGCGCGAGGGCGGTGGCGGAGTCACTGAGGGACGCCGAGCTGGATGCGCTGCTGAACCACGTGCAGGCGGAGCTGCTGGAGCAGGAGGGGCGCTTCGCGGAAGCCGAGCCGCTGCTGCGCGCCTCCCTGGAGGCCGCCAGCGCGAAGGGGCGGACGCATGCGCACGCGGAGCTGAGCGGACGGCTGGGGCTGCTCACCCGGAAGCAGGGGCGCTTCATGGAGGCGCGGCACTGGCAGCAGGAGTCGGTGCGGCTCCACGAGGCGTACTTCGGACCGACGCACCGGGACACCGGACGCGCCCTGGTGAACCTGGGCGGGACGCTGGCGATGCTGGGAGAGCTGTCCCAGGCGGAGGCCGTCCTCCACCGCGCGCTCGACATCCTCCGTCACACGTTGGGGGATGCGAACCTCTCGGTGGCCCGGGCCTGGTCGAACCTGGCGCTCGTCCATTTCGAATGGGGCCATGGCGCCCAGGCGCGCGAGGCCGCGGAGGAGAGCTGGTCGGTGGCCCAGAAGAGCGTGGCCGCCGACAGCCCGGTGTTGATGGGGATGGCGTCGAACCGGCTCGGGGTCCTGGGTGAGCAGGGGGAGCGCGCGCGGGAGCTCGCACACGCGCGAGGACTCCTGGCGCACCGCGAGCAGGTCTACGGTGTCGCTCATCCGGAGGTGGCCATGGACCTCCACGAGGTGGGCCGGCTGCTGCGTCTCTCGGGGCGCCAGGCGGAAGCGCGAGGTGTCCATGCGCGAGGTGTCGCGCTCCAGCAGCCACTCGTCGCGAAGGGCGAGGTGGACGCAACGGGGCTGCGAGCCCTCGCGGACGCGCTCCTCTTCCTGGGCCAGGTGGACGAGGCGAAGCGCCACGTGGAGCACGCGCTCGTGGGCATGGAGAAGGACCTGGGGCCGGTGTCGTCCGAGCGCATCGAGGCGCTGCTCGTCCTGGGGGACGTCCAGCTCGCGCGAGGCCAGCCCGAGGAGGCGCTCATTCCGCTGCGCACGGCGCTGGAGTCGCTCACCCAGCGCCAGGTGGTCTCCGCGCGAGTACCCAGGGTGCGTCGTCGTCTGGCGCGAGCGCTCCGCCTGACGGGCGCGGTGGAGGAGGGCTGTGAGCAGGCGAGGCGCGCCTGGGAGGAGCTGGGCGCCTGGAGCAAGGCCTACACCCAGGAGACGAGGGAAGCGCGGGCCGAGCTGGCGCACTGTCGCGAAGGCTAG
- a CDS encoding transcriptional regulator — MARAVSEAAALGDAAPESRSFARHLGARLSRATDPGLTLQRLHSRDLALALACAEGVPAARELLEQEVFRALHVPLSRIHPSPVFVDEVLQVLRANLLMPRTDAPSRLLGYAGSGPLLHWVSISAVRLALRMRKAQGDESLVDAEVLAAHPAPGGLELGFVREEARGHVRAAFIRAVASLDDEDRELLRLHFVERLSLERMGALFGLHKSTLSRRLSAVQSLLEKRTRRALTERLSLPEPEVDSLMRAIQGRLDLSLSGLLEGRP; from the coding sequence GTGGCGCGCGCTGTCTCCGAGGCCGCGGCCCTCGGTGACGCCGCGCCCGAGTCACGCTCCTTCGCGCGACATCTCGGTGCGCGGCTCTCGCGCGCCACGGACCCGGGGCTCACGTTGCAGCGGTTGCACAGCCGGGACCTCGCGCTCGCCCTCGCGTGCGCGGAGGGTGTGCCCGCGGCCCGTGAGCTGCTGGAGCAGGAGGTCTTCCGCGCGCTGCACGTCCCCTTGTCGCGCATCCATCCCTCCCCCGTGTTCGTGGACGAGGTGCTGCAGGTGCTGCGCGCCAACCTCCTGATGCCTCGCACGGACGCGCCTTCGCGGCTGCTCGGCTACGCGGGCTCGGGTCCGTTGCTGCACTGGGTGAGCATCTCCGCGGTACGGCTCGCCCTGCGGATGCGCAAGGCGCAGGGAGACGAGTCGCTGGTCGACGCCGAGGTGCTCGCCGCGCATCCCGCGCCTGGTGGACTGGAACTGGGCTTCGTCCGCGAGGAGGCCCGAGGGCACGTGCGCGCGGCCTTCATCCGGGCGGTGGCGTCGCTGGATGACGAGGACCGGGAGTTGTTGAGGCTGCACTTCGTCGAGCGCTTGTCGCTCGAGCGCATGGGGGCGTTGTTCGGCCTGCACAAGTCCACGCTCTCGCGACGGCTCTCTGCGGTGCAGTCCCTGTTGGAGAAGCGCACGCGCCGCGCGCTCACCGAGCGACTGTCCCTGCCCGAGCCGGAGGTGGACAGCCTGATGCGCGCCATCCAGGGGCGGTTGGACTTGAGCCTCTCGGGCCTGCTGGAGGGACGGCCATGA